A window of Chryseobacterium aquaeductus genomic DNA:
CGTTGAGATCGATCACCCAAAGTCTTTTGGAATTTGATGACATCGAAAAATCGCAGATCGTCAATAAATGTGCTTCCTGATCTAGTTTTCCTGCTTTTTTTAGATTTTCAAATCCTATTAAAGCTTTTCCGAAGACATCAAAATTTAGTTTGTGATCGCTTTCGAATAGTATTGAATTATAAAGTTCTTCTGATGAACTCACTGAGGATATTTCTTTGTCAGATTTTTTTTCAATTGATGTTTCTATTTTGTTTTTGGATGTATTTTCATTTTTAATTTCTGATAATTTCGGAGAAAGATAAAATGAGGTCGTGACCAAATATACAATTCCTAATACGCTATAAAATCCTTTCATTAAATATTATGTTAAATTAGATTGTGAGTACAAAACTATAAAAACATAACGGGGTATCAGTAAAAAACTTATAAAGTTTAACTGAATTTAAGAAAGTTTAACGTAATGATTATCTGTTGATAAGCTATTATTTTTGCGAATCTGGTACAAATTCTAAACTTACAGAATTCATACAATAACGCGTTCCTGTGGGAGGTGGACCGTCATTAAAAACGTGCCCCAAATGAGAATCGCAACGCTTGCAAAGCACTTCAATTCTTTCCATGCCATGAGAAGAATCTCTGTGGTAGGCAGTCCCTTCTTTGTCAGCTTCAAAGAAACTTGGCCATCCGCAAGTTGATGAAAATTTAGAATCTGAACGGAATAAATGATTTCCACATACCGCACAGTAGTATTCTCCCAATTCGTCAAATTCATTATACTTACCGGTGAAGGGTCTTTCTGTAGCGGCTTCTCTTGCAATGGCGTACAAATCCGGAGAAAGAATTTTTCTCCATTCGTCATTAGAAACATTGAGTTTTGTACGATCGGTTCTTGAGTAATATGGATTGTTTTTTGCTTCAGTGTTTTCCATAGGAGTAATTTTCACGGGTTTTTGAGTCTGCGAACACATCTGCAGAAAGGTTAATAATAATATCGGAAATAAAAACTTCATATCTATTTAAAACTGAAAAACAAATGCAAATTTTAATCCGAAATAAGTCTAAGATGACT
This region includes:
- the msrB gene encoding peptide-methionine (R)-S-oxide reductase MsrB codes for the protein MKFLFPILLLTFLQMCSQTQKPVKITPMENTEAKNNPYYSRTDRTKLNVSNDEWRKILSPDLYAIAREAATERPFTGKYNEFDELGEYYCAVCGNHLFRSDSKFSSTCGWPSFFEADKEGTAYHRDSSHGMERIEVLCKRCDSHLGHVFNDGPPPTGTRYCMNSVSLEFVPDSQK